Genomic window (Onychomys torridus chromosome 5, mOncTor1.1, whole genome shotgun sequence):
tacataatgaataaataaatttctaaagaaagaaagaaactggctgGATGTTGTACATACACAGTTCTGTAATTACAGAACTTGAGAGCCTAAGGCAAAAagatagggagtttgaggccaacctgccCAACAGTAGAATGCACCCCACCCGCGTGAACAGCTGAGTCACTGGTGATAGATAATGGTGGCTGGTAAGTCTTAATGGTATTCCAAGTATAATACTTCTACATTACTGGTTTAGCTTATTGTTCATTAAATTATATGTTAAATCTGTTACCAAGAAAAAGGATTATTGTGGGTTTTccacataaaacaaaaggaaaaaattgtgtgtgttcaTAATGGATTGAtattaaagacttatttatatgCCCACCTAAAGTTTTGGAATTGCTTCAGTAACTTACTGGGAAACTATAAAGATCTGTGTGAAGTCCATGGGCATGAGTTAGTATTTTGGCTTTTAATTCTGAAGCATAAAGCAAACTATGGAATATATACAAGAACTTGTATCTAGTACAGATCTAGTATTGTGTAACAGAAAATACATTAACTGTCTTGGTTTGTCCATTCTTCCCCATCCTTTATTAAAGTTTGGTAGTTCCAGGTTGAGGTGAAGGGACACTAATCCTAGGACtagactccttccttcctcctccctaggCAGCTCGCTTTTATAATTGCCTCTGTCTTTAGCTTGCTGGTCTAGCTATCCAGCTACCGTCAGTCTGTCCAACAACTTTGAGTCTACTTTTCAGTACTTGAATATTTTCTGCCTATAATTTGTAGACCAAGAGTTGTTTCATAACCAAAAGAAGTTGTAGGAGAGGGTGACTCTATTCCTGGAAGATGTCAATAGCAGATATTCTGTTAGAATGCTTTTCATTTCTGTGCAGCTTACTATTGGCCTAATACTTGAACATAAGCCCTCAAAAGCCAAAAGTATAGGTTATAGGGAATACTCAAGATTGATACAAATAGTGTTGTAATCCAGAGTTGCTTTAGAGAAATGACTTCAAATTTTCAGAATCTTAAAAGGTCCCTGTATTAAGTGATAATGGTAGGAAAGACAAAGCACTAATCTGGCTGAATCTTTTAACAGGCATGTCATGTTACCCAGAGAACTCTCCAAACAAGTACCAAAAACTCATCTAATGTCTGAAGAGGAGTGGAGGAGACTTGGTGTCCAGCAGAGTCTAGGTTGGGTTCATTACATGATTCATGAACCAGGTAAGCTTTGCTATAAAGtactaactaaataaaaatagttgTTGAGGGTCAACTTATTAAAAACCCAAACATTCAGTGTTAACTAAAAGTAACTGAGAAGctcaactatttttttaaatgactgattCCTTACTCCCTGGATAATGTTCTGTTTTATAGTAAAGTAATGTAAAGTAAAGTATACAAGAATGAAAGGAatgccgggtggcggtggcactcaggaggcagagccaggcagatctatgagttggaggccagcctggtctacagagcgagatctaggacagccaccaaaactacatagagaaaccctgtgtgtgtgtgggggggggggggttgaaagtAATACATTATGTACTTGTAAAGGTGACTTGCTTAAAGTCCTGGTATATATAGAAATTGATGCAATTAGATGTGATTACATCTTTCGTTAGCCCTTTTTAGGGATTCATCTACCATATTAAGGTTAAGTGAGATAGGCATATAAACACAAATTCTCCCTGTATCAAAAGTATCTTATTctctgggcattggtggtgcacacttttaatcccagcactcgaggcagaggcagggggatctctgtgagttcaaggccagcctggttacaaatctagttccaggacagccagggctgttacacagagaaaccctgtctcaaaaaaaaacattaaaaaaaaaagaaaagtatcttaTTCTAGTATGGTATTAACCAAGTTTTCAAGACATTAAGTAGTAAACTAGACTGAAGTTTTGTGATCTTAAGTTCTGGTTTGGAACtatcaattaaaaactaaagcgggagggctggagaggtggctcagaggttaagagcaccgactgctcttccagaggtgccctaggttcaattcccagcaaccacatggtggcttacaaccatctgtaatgagatctggtgctctctctggcctgcagtcatacatggtgtatatataataaataaataaaaatcttcaaaaaaaaaaaaaaaaactaatgctGGGAACAAAATTTGAAGACATACtacaaaaacagataaaattaaaGCTACCTTTTTATACTTGTAAAGAAAAACAGTATTGTTAAACTCTTGGGTGTGTTAAAACTTTCTAGGGATTATGACACATATATTTAAGAGTTCAAAGATTCTCCCTACTACAGAAGCAGTGGATCTGTATCTGTCTAACTATAAATTCCTGGCCTTCCTCATACTGAATTGGGAGGTATTGGGTAAACTCTACTTACTGGTtcaattatctttattttttgaggttaaaGTCTACATCTTTTCTTAgctaagtgcagggattacaagtATACCACTACACTTTGCAGGCTTGTGTGTTGAGATTGGACCttttgtacttgctaggcaaatatATCCACCTCCATATATACCATATACCACCACTTTACCATACATATATATCCAACTTTCTGGTGATTTTTCTGAAGTGCATTAGCATGAGATCCAGTAGCTACTTTGAATGAGATGTCCTTTTCTCAAAG
Coding sequences:
- the Cks2 gene encoding cyclin-dependent kinases regulatory subunit 2 — its product is MAHKQIYYSDKYFDEHYEYRHVMLPRELSKQVPKTHLMSEEEWRRLGVQQSLGWVHYMIHEPEPHILLFRRPLPKEQQK